A window of the Lactuca sativa cultivar Salinas chromosome 5, Lsat_Salinas_v11, whole genome shotgun sequence genome harbors these coding sequences:
- the LOC111909025 gene encoding cyclin-dependent kinase F-4 has translation MEQYEILKEIGSGSYGVVWGAWDEHTDEVFAIKKLKMRCNSAKEYINLTEVKALRKMNHPNIIKLKEIIKEDDSLYLVLEYMECSLCERMTCRKKPFSEDEIRDLCFQIFQGLAYMHDNGYFHRDLKPENLLVSKDVIKIADLGLAHEMNGKPATDNIGSRWYSAPEVLLGQEYDSSVDMWAMGAIMAELFTRRPLFPGKNDGDQMYKICSVIGSPTETTFSIVNSNYLVFPQLPGVQLSSLLPSASLEALDLIATLLSWNPSARPTAMEALEHPFFYTCYKVPPPRPIPLVFKSCAFCYQREEDPTKQLIRLLPENPFYETVLDPSENMIRLLPENPLYGSEAVDPSENFRPLLPQNRFDGSEKGDPSENMVSLLPENSLPGSKNCGLLSKMEMKQDSLKLKTRTKNCTIGVESDAVHIDELEIAYIDKLEKNKRGTGKRLNFKRIKGKRLNKQT, from the coding sequence ATGGAGCAGTATGAAATACTGAAGGAAATTGGGAGTGGATCATATGGGGTTGTCTGGGGAGCATGGGATGAACACACAGATGAAGTGTTTGCCATCAAGAAACTGAAAATGAGGTGCAACTCGGCCAAAGAATACATCAACCTGACAGAAGTCAAGGCACTGCGCAAGATGAATCATCCAAACATCATAAAGCTCAAGGAAATCATCAAAGAAGACGACAGTTTGTACTTGGTGTTGGAATACATGGAATGCAGTCTGTGCGAGCGTATGACATGCAGGAAGAAGCCTTTTTCAGAGGACGAGATCAGAGACTTGTGCTTCCAAATCTTTCAAGGTCTGGCATACATGCACGACAACGGCTACTTTCATCGTGACCTCAAACCGGAGAACCTTCTTGTTTCCAAGGATGTAATAAAGATTGCTGATCTTGGTCTAGCTCATGAGATGAATGGCAAACCGGCCACTGATAATATTGGGTCCCGCTGGTATAGTGCCCCTGAAGTTCTTCTTGGGCAAGAATACGATTCTTCAGTTGATATGTGGGCAATGGGTGCAATCATGGCAGAACTATTTACACGCCGCCCACTGTTTCCTGGTAAAAATGACGGAGATCAAATGTATAAAATCTGCAGTGTGATCGGCAGTCCAACAGAAACCACATTCAGCATCGTAAATAGCAACTATCTTGTATTCCCACAGCTTCCTGGTGTCCAACTTTCTTCGCTGTTACCATCAGCAAGCCTGGAAGCACTCGATCTGATTGCCACGCTTCTTTCATGGAATCCATCCGCGAGGCCGACAGCTATGGAGGCACTTGAGCATCCTTTCTTCTATACCTGTTACAAAGTTCCACCACCCCGACCCATACCTCTGGTATTCAAAAGTTGTGCATTTTGTTATCAAAGGGAGGAGGATCCAACCAAACAACTGATTCGTCTGCTCCCAGAAAATCCATTTTATGAAACAGTACTAGATCCTTCAGAAAACATGATTCGTCTGCTCCCAGAAAATCCACTTTATGGTTCCGAAGCGGTAGATCCCTCTGAAAACTTTAGGCCTCTGCTCCCACAAAATAGGTTTGATGGTTCCGAAAAAGGAGACCCCTCAGAAAACATGGTCTCTCTGCTCCCAGAAAACTCATTACCTGGTTCAAAGAATTGCGGATTGTTAAGCAAAATGGAGATGAAGCAGGATTCGTTGAAGCTGAAAACAAGAACAAAGAATTGCACAATTGGTGTGGAAAGTGATGCAGTGCACATTGACGAGCTGGAGATAGCATACATTGATAAGTTGGAGAAGAACAAGAGGGGTACCGGAAAGAGACTCAACTTCAAGAGGATCAAAGGAAAGAGGCTCAACAAACAGACATAA